The Peptacetobacter hiranonis DNA window TGGAATGGAAGGCGGATTTGAAATAAATGGAGATACATTCGTTCTTTCTGATAAACCAGGATTAGGTATAGACTTTGATTTTTAATTAAATTATAAGAAAAGAGAATTAAAAGAATATGCAGTATATTTTATATACTGCATATTCTATAATAGAGGGAGGATAATATATGGAAAAAACTGTTTTCAGCACACCGGAGACATTGCTATTAGTAATGTTTATGACAGTTTCTGTAGGATTGTGGTTACAGAAATTCAAAGTATTTAAGTCTTTAGGACCGGCACTTACAGTAATTATACTAGGAATAGTACTTTCTAACTTAAAAATAGTTCCTGTAAATCATGATGTTTATGGAATTTTATCAGGGTACTGTATACCACTATCTATATGTATATGTCTATTAAGCTTAGATTTAAAAGAAATGAAAAAACTTACAAAAGAACCTATTATAGCATTAATATCTGCGATATTATCAGTTTGTATAATGGCATTTATATTTGGCTTAGTATTTGCAGGAAAAATAGACGAAGGATGGAAAGTAGCAGGAATGTTTGTTGGAACATATACTGGAGGAAGTGCCAACCTTACAGCTATAGCAGTTGGTCTTGATGCGGCTAGAGAAACAATAGCAGCAGCAAATGCAGCAGACTATGTAATAGGTATACCAACACTAGTGTTTATGTTTGCAGCGCCTGCTATATTAAAAAATTCAAAAAAATTCCAGAAATTCTGGCCATACCATCACACAGATGATGAATTATTAGGTGAAGGAGATCATACAGAATTAATGGCATCTAAAGAATGGAGTATACAAGATATAGCTTGGATGTTGTCTTTAGCATTTGCGGTATTTGCAGTAGCTTCTTGGTTATCTGGAGTGATATTTGGTGAAGGATTTAGAAGTGCAGGAAGAGTTATACTTATAACTACATTCTCTATAATATTAGCTCAGTTCCCACGGGTTAAAAGACTTAGAGGAAACTTTGACCTAGGTTTATATATAGCACTTTTATTCTTAACAACAATAGGATTTGCAGTTAATCTAAAAGATTTCTTTGGATCAACTTTATATATAACAATATTCTGTTTCTGTGTTGTTGTAGGTTGTACAATATTACACTTAGTAATAACAAGAATATTCAAAGTAAGATACGAATATGTATTATTATCAATCGTAGCGGCTATATCAGATGGTCCAACAGCTGCATTAGTAGCATCAAGTGCTCAATGGAAGAGTTTAATAAATATAGGACTTCTAATGGGAGTTATAGCGGGGGCATGTGGTAACTATGCCGGTATAACCGTCGCATATTTAATAAAGGGAACTTTAGGAATGTAATTGATTATAGGCAAAAGATTTTTAAATTTAAAAGTCTTTTGTCTTAATTAAATTTATTGTTAATTATTAGGAGGATAAGAATGAGAGAATATAAATTGTATATATCAGGAATACTATATGGATATGTTTCTTATGAGGGAGAAAAAGTATATTACAAAGAGTTAGATGTATATGAAAACAAATTTCTAGATAAAGTTGAATTGACAAAAGAAAAAAATTTAGAAATAACTGACTTTTGTAAGATAAATCTTCTTGAGTTAACAGATAAAATAGAATACTATGAAAAACACTTAGATGGAAAAAGAAAATTCCTTAGAACTAAGTATGGTGAAACTTATGAATTAGCAGAGGATAATTATTATATTCAGAGAAGAAAAAAATTCCCACTACACTAAATGTATTAAAAAGAAATGGTGAAATAGTTGCTTTCTTATGCTCTAATAGAGAATATTCTTCTATATTGGTAAAAGAAGGTTATGAAGATATTACTCCATTAAAAGCTTGGAAAGAAATAAAAGAACCTATTCACCCTGTTAAATATGAGGGAATGTTTGATGTTGAGATGAGAGATGGTATAAAATTATCAACTGATGTATTTCTACCAGCAGATATAGAAGGAGATATTCCTGCTATATTAGTACGTACTCCTTATGGAAAAGAACTTAATAATCAGTCATATTTTAAATACGTTCAAAGAGGATATGCAGTAGTAATACAGGACGTAAGAGGTAGAAATTTAAGCGAGGGAGAATGGATGCCAAATTATACAGAAGTAGAGGATGGCGACGACACTATAACTTGGATAGCAAATAGACCTTGGTGTAATAAAAAAGTAGGTATGATAGGTGGATCTTATCTTGGATATGTTCAGTGGGCAGCTGCAGCTAGTGGAAATCCATATTTATCAGCTATGGTAAGTATAGTTTGCGCAGGAAGTGCTTTTATGGACTTACCAAGAAGAGGAGGATGTTTAACATCAGGAATGTTAGCATGGGCATTCTCTGTATCTCAGAAAAAATTCAAACCTGAATTAATGGAAAGAGATGATTGGGAAGAAGTTTTAAATATAAGACCATTGGAAAATATACCAGAAATAGCATTAGGATACAAAGTTGATTTCCTTGATAATTGGTTTAAAAATCCAGACTATTGTAAATTCTGGGCTGATTCTGATTGGCATGCAAGAAGCAAGAGAACAGTTATTCCTACATTAATAATGTCAGGTTGGTTTGATGATAATGGAATGGGAACAACACAAGCTTTAGATATAGTTAAAGATTTCCCAGTAGGAAAAAGAAAGGTTATATTAGGACCATGGCAGCACAGTGGCAATTCAAGATATGATTTACATGGGGTTGACTTTGGAGCAAATGCGCTTAGATTCGATATAGACCTTAACTTCTTAAAATGGTTTGACCTTCATTTAAAAGGAATAGAGAATGGAATAGATAAAACATCTCCAGTAGAATATTATACAGTAGGGGATAATGAATGGAAAACAGCTGAAAATTGGCCAGTTCCAGAAACTGAAAAGGTTGAATTGTTCTTAGATAGTAAAGGAAATGCAAATACATCTTATGGAGATGGAAAAATAGTATTTGAAAATCCAACAGAGGAAAATGTTGATGAATATGAATATGATCCAAATAATCCATCTATACATATAATAGATATGTCAGAAAACGAAATAGAGGTTCCAGAGGATTATACAGAAGAAGAAAAACGAGATGATATGCTTTGCTATACAACTGATGTATTAGAAGAAGATTTTACAATAACAGGTGATATGGATGTTGAACTGTATGTTTCTTCTGATGCTGTCGATACAGATTTTATAGTTAGGATAACTGATGTAGATGAAAATGGTAAATCTATAAAATTAGCGGATGGAATTCTTGGAGCAAAATATAGAAATAGTTTTGAACACCCTGAATTTATGGAAGAAGGGAAAGTATATAAATTAAACATACTTACAACTAAGATATCTAATACATTTAAAAAGGGACATAGAATAAGAGTTACAATAACTTCAAGTGCTAAAAACTTTATGTTCCCAAATAGTAATACTAAAGATGGATTTAATAGTGAAACTTACGTTGTAGCTAATAATAAAGTTCATCATGGTGGAAGATATTCTTCAAAAGTAACTATTAGAAAAGAGAATTAGAAACCCCCTATA harbors:
- a CDS encoding CocE/NonD family hydrolase; protein product: MVKEGYEDITPLKAWKEIKEPIHPVKYEGMFDVEMRDGIKLSTDVFLPADIEGDIPAILVRTPYGKELNNQSYFKYVQRGYAVVIQDVRGRNLSEGEWMPNYTEVEDGDDTITWIANRPWCNKKVGMIGGSYLGYVQWAAAASGNPYLSAMVSIVCAGSAFMDLPRRGGCLTSGMLAWAFSVSQKKFKPELMERDDWEEVLNIRPLENIPEIALGYKVDFLDNWFKNPDYCKFWADSDWHARSKRTVIPTLIMSGWFDDNGMGTTQALDIVKDFPVGKRKVILGPWQHSGNSRYDLHGVDFGANALRFDIDLNFLKWFDLHLKGIENGIDKTSPVEYYTVGDNEWKTAENWPVPETEKVELFLDSKGNANTSYGDGKIVFENPTEENVDEYEYDPNNPSIHIIDMSENEIEVPEDYTEEEKRDDMLCYTTDVLEEDFTITGDMDVELYVSSDAVDTDFIVRITDVDENGKSIKLADGILGAKYRNSFEHPEFMEEGKVYKLNILTTKISNTFKKGHRIRVTITSSAKNFMFPNSNTKDGFNSETYVVANNKVHHGGRYSSKVTIRKEN
- a CDS encoding DUF819 family protein, translating into MEKTVFSTPETLLLVMFMTVSVGLWLQKFKVFKSLGPALTVIILGIVLSNLKIVPVNHDVYGILSGYCIPLSICICLLSLDLKEMKKLTKEPIIALISAILSVCIMAFIFGLVFAGKIDEGWKVAGMFVGTYTGGSANLTAIAVGLDAARETIAAANAADYVIGIPTLVFMFAAPAILKNSKKFQKFWPYHHTDDELLGEGDHTELMASKEWSIQDIAWMLSLAFAVFAVASWLSGVIFGEGFRSAGRVILITTFSIILAQFPRVKRLRGNFDLGLYIALLFLTTIGFAVNLKDFFGSTLYITIFCFCVVVGCTILHLVITRIFKVRYEYVLLSIVAAISDGPTAALVASSAQWKSLINIGLLMGVIAGACGNYAGITVAYLIKGTLGM